TGATCGAACGCTCCGCCATGAACCGCCGAAACACGAACATGCCCGCCAGGGCCAAGATGCTGCCGATGAGCGAGAGCACCGAGAGAAACTGTTGGTCGAACTTGAGCTCGTCGATCAGCCACCAGGTCACGCCTTCGCCGGGGAGGGGAATGGCTCGAAACACAAAGATGACCAGCGCCGTGCCCAGTAACACATGTCTCGCCTGCGGGGCCAGATCCTGGGTGAGCCGCTTGATCAGGAACGCCACAATCCCGAACGATCCGGCAAAGACGATTTCTTCCGCATAGGCCGAATCTCCAAGCCCGACCATCAGCGTGAATAGGACGAATGCGAGGCTGCCGCCGAGAATCCACCAATTCGCTGCGGTCGGCTCGCTGTGGCCCTCAAGTGCTGCCCGGACCTGCTCTCGCGCCATTCCCTGCGCCAATAGCCGACGCCTGTCCCTGAGCCTAAGGACTGAGGCAGCCCCCACACCCAACACCGACACGAAGGGGATGACGAGTGCCATCAGGTAGACATTTTGATAGATGGCCGCGATCGCCTCTTTCGGCAGCCCCTCCACACCCGTGAACAAATAGAGATTGATGAGCGCGACCAGGATGCCGCCGCCGACCACCGCCACGCGCCCCAGCGTCTGCATCGTCGTATGCATCAGCTTCCGCTGCTCGTCGTTGAAGGGTCGGCCCTGCTCATCCAGGCGCGGCACGGCTTCGACGGTCATGGCATCGGCCACGGTGTCTTGCAAGACATAGCCGACCGGAGACAGCAGAACGCTCAACACGTACCACGCCTCTGCCGACATGACGGCCACCATCGCCTCCCGATGGCCGATCAACCCCACCATGATCAGCAGGCTCGTCGCGATGAGCCCGGCGCCGAGGTACACCAGGGCTCCCTTCCATCGCCACAGAAGATCGACGACGTGACCGATCGGCATCTTCAAGGCCCAGGGAATCCCGGCCCAGAACCCCAGTGCGGCAAGAAACGAGGCGGACAGTCCGAGGTACTCTTTGACGAAGAAGGTGCCGACGATGCCGGTCAAGCCGGAGATGCCGGCGGCGAGGTATACCATCAACGGCGGCAGATAGGACAGGCGAAGCTCTCGTCCGAGCTCGAAGACGTTACGATCAATCCATTCAGCCAGTATCCGCATGAATTCGATCTACTCAACAGACCCGGGAGGCACCGCTCCGGCATTCAAGGCAATGTTCACTCTCCGCTCGACCGGGAACTGTCGATCCCGCCAGGCATCCAAGCCACCCTCCAAGGGCCTCACTCGATGGATGCCTTTTTTCTTGAGCATGAACGCCGTACGGGCGCTGGAGACTTCGTTGGGACAGGTACAGTACAACACAATCTCGCGGTCCCGTGGAATCTCGTGGTGCCGGTGCTCGATTTCCTCCAGCAAGAAATTCATCGCACCGGGAATCATCTCCGGATCCAATTCCAGCGACAAGGGATGCCGCACGTCGACTATCGTGATCGCTTCGCCGGCGTCCAATCGTCGCTTCAGTTCGTCCACCGAGATCTTGGCCATTCGCAAGTCGCGGATGAATTTCTGGCGATGGTAGTACTTATACCCGATGAAGCCAACCAACCCGACCAAGAGCACACTCACCAACACCGCGCCGGCCTGATCGAAAAGGGCGGCAAGCTGCTCGAGCTGGCTGCTGAACAGCGCGCCCACTCCCGCGCTCACGGCCACCCAGAGTACGGCGCCGGCCATATCGTACAGGAGGAACGTCAGGGGACTCATGCCGACGATCCCGGCCAGGGGAGGAGCGACGGTGCTGAAGCCTGGAATAAACTTCGCCAGGAGCAGCGCGCGCGGCCCCTGCTGTTGAAACAGGTTCTCGGTGCTTCGTACGCAGGAGTCGGGCTCAAGCGACATCCGGCACAGAAATCCCAGGACGCGTCCGCCTTTGGTTCGCCCGAGATAGTACCAGGCCACGTCCGGAGGAACCGCCGCGGCGACGGGGATCAGCAACGCGGTGACCAGACTCATCTTCCCGGCACCGACCAAGGCGCCCGCAGCGACCAAGAGGGGAATGGCCGGAATCGGAAGACCCACCTGCTCGAGAAACACCACGGCGAACAGCACGGAAGCTCCGTGGTCCACCAGGAATTGAAACGACGACGGCATAGGTTGTTTGGTTAAACCATCCGGAGCGGATAGGGGTCAAGCTGCGAGACGGCAGGGCACCCCGCTCGGCGGAGCGCCCCGCCCGGTTTCTCTTCGGATTACTTCGGAAACGACTGCGGGGCCTTCACCTGTTGCCAACCCTCGCCGTTCAAAGACCGTAACATCGCCACCAAGTCCTTTTTCTCCTCGTCGGTCAGTTCGAGGGGAATGAGGGTGTTGTCCAGGTACGGATTCTTAATCCCGCCCTTGTCGTAGAACTCGACGACGTCTTCCAACGTCGAGAATCGGCCGTCGTGCATGTACGGAGCAGTCCGTGAGATCTCGCGCAGCGTCGGGGTTTTGAAAGCCCCAATGTCTTCTGGGCTCTTGGTGACCATGTACCGACCGAGATCCACCGTATTGGTATCCCAACCAATGCCCAGGTTGTGAAACTTTTCGTCGGAAAAGTTGAAGCCCGAGTGGCACCGCGTGCAACGGGCCTTGCCGCGAAACAATTCCAACCCGCGCCGTGCCGATTCGCTGAGCGCCGGCTCTTCACCGCCGACATCATAGCGATCGACGGCACTGTTTCCGGAGAGAATCGTGCGCTGGAAGCTTGCGATCGCCTTGCCTACGTCGCCGATCTGGATGTCGTGTCCGAACACCTCTCGGAACAATGTGCGGTAGCCCTCGATCTGGCGCAGTTTGCTGACCAACTCATCGTGGTTTGCGAATCCATGCTCCACGGGACTGACGAACGGTCCAATCGACTGGTCTTCCAGCCTGTCCGCCCGTCCGTCCCAGAACTGCGCCTTGCTGTAGACACGGTTGAATGAAACCGGCGCACTGCGCCCTCCCTTCAATCCGTTGATGCCGGTCGATACCGGTTGGCCGTCTGCAAAGCCCTTCTCCGCCATATGACAACTCGCGCAGGCGATCGTGTCGTTCTTGGACAGCCGCCGATCGAAGAAGAGCAAGCGGCCGAGCTCGACCTTCTTCGCACTTTGTTGGTTGTCGGCAGGGATAAACCCCGCCGGATCCTCCAATCCCAATGGAACGGCTTGGCTCTCCGAAGCCACCTGCATTCCGGAACTCCCTGCGGCAGGTGGCAACAAGGCCAAGCCCCCGACGATGACGCCGATCACCCCCCACGATGTCCATCGCTTCCGCATATTCCTATCCTCCTCTTTGGACTGTGAATTATTGCTCCCCGTTCTTCCTCCCTCATCGATACCGAACGGGCGTGCACGAACATCACGATATCGCCCTGCATCACATCAGTCCAATTGATAATATGCGTCGCTTCGATTAGTATTACTTATCGTTTGATCGAAGAGGAGGGCTGCCGTGACGCTGACGGAACTGCAGTACATCGTGGTGCTCGCACAGGAAGGTCACTTCGGTCGTGCCGCGGAGCGGTCGTTCGTAACCCAGCCGGCGTTGAGCCTTGCCATCAAGAAACTCGAAGACGAGTTGGATGTGACGATCTTCGAGCGGCGCAAGAACCAGGTTGTCCCGACGCCGTTGGGCCAGCAGATCATCCAGCAGGCCCAGCGGGTGTTGGAGGAGGCGGACCGCATCAAGCTCCTGGCTTCGCAGGGTAAGAACCAGTTGGTGGGGCCGCTGCGATTCGGCGTGATCGCCACGGTGGGCCCTTACCTCCTGCCCGATCTCGTGCCGCAGCTCCACAAGCGGGCACCCCAAATGCCGTTGGAGATCGAAGAAAACCTGACGGTGAACCTGACTGCGATGCTGAAGAACGGCAAGCTCGACGTGATCATGATCGCCTTTCCGTTCGAGGAACCGGGCATTCTCACCCAGCCCCTGTACGACGAACCGTTCAAGGCCGTCGTGCCGGCCGACCACGCGCTCGCTCGCAAATCGAAACTGGATTCGACGGCGCTGAACGCCGAACGCGTGCTCCTCCCTCACGCAGGGCATTGCTTCAGGCAGCAAGTACTGGACAGTTGTCCGGAATTGAGCCGGTCGGACACGGAAGGACTACAGGGCAACTCGCTGGAGACAATCCGTCAGATGGTGGCGTCCGGATTGGGCATCACGGTCATGCCGGCCAGTGCGGTCACGAACAAACATCACAACAAGCGGCTGGCCATCGTGGAATTCGCCAAGCCGGTACCTGAGCGCCGGATCGGGCTGGCCTGGCGCAAGGGGTTCGCACGGCCGGCGGTGATCGGCGTGATTCGCGAGGCCGTAAGGACGGTGAAGATCGCCGATCTGTCGGTGCTTCCAGCCTAACGGGAGACCGTCACGGCTTGACGGCGGCTGAGCAACTCGCGAAGCCGGGACCGCATTTCTTCCACCGGCAGCCTAGTACGATCCCCGTGGCCGGCCAGAATCCATTCGAACCGGTGCGGGAGCAACGTGCCGATCGACCGCAGCAGGGCGGCGCGATCCCAGACCAACTGAAGGGGTGCTTCGAGCGTTTTCGTCTTGGGTTCCCACCAGAGGTGATCACCCGTGAACAACACCTGGTCGCGATAGAGCAGGGCCATGCTGCCTGCGGTATGGCCCGGAACAGGTATGGCGAGAAACTCAGGGGCCAGCCTGACCGGCTCTGTTCCCTCCACAATGCGCTCCGCATCCGGCATCGCCTCGACGTCGGCGCGGTGGATGATGCGCGTGGACTGGAAATGCGCCGCATAGCGGGCTGCGTCCGCGATATCATCCTCGTGCGTCAGGAAGATGAATCTGACCCCGCCACGCCGTTCGAACGCCTCGACCAGGTGTTTGAGGAAGCGGGGTGAATCCACCAGCCAGTTTCCTTCGGGATGTTCTACGAAAAAGCTGTTGGCACCGAACGACTGCTGGGCGTTAAACCCACAGTACGACACCTCGCCGCAGATCGGCAGGGGAAAACTGGCCATCGCCTCGCGCAAGAGCGCCTGTTCCGATGACTCCGTTCCGATCGAACCGACCGGGCAGGCCAGCAATGCCTGGCACGCGCGATAGCGCTCCCGGATGGTCACCGGTTGAGAGACAACCGCCGAATTCTCTCCGACTTCTGAAAAGGTTTCCGGCGCCAACTGGCGGCAGGCATCGCAGTTGATGCAGGTCGCATCGACAAAGAAGTCGCCGGCAATGTTCGAGTCCAGGCGCTTGCGGGAATCAGCCATGGAAACCAGCTCACATCTGTGGCGGTTTGGAAGGGCGTCCGGTCTTGGCCCGCTCCGCCGCCCGCCAGAGGTACCAAGAAGCGGTGCTGCGGTAGGGGCGCCATCGCTCCCCGAATTGTAACACCTGCATGGGTGTCGGCATCATTCGTCGGCGATAGGCGATCCGAAACCCGTTTCGGACACCGAAATCGTCGACGGGAAGGACATCCGGGCGGCCCAGTTGGAAGATCAGCAGCATCTCGACCGTCCAACGAC
This portion of the Nitrospiraceae bacterium genome encodes:
- a CDS encoding cytochrome-c peroxidase, producing MRKRWTSWGVIGVIVGGLALLPPAAGSSGMQVASESQAVPLGLEDPAGFIPADNQQSAKKVELGRLLFFDRRLSKNDTIACASCHMAEKGFADGQPVSTGINGLKGGRSAPVSFNRVYSKAQFWDGRADRLEDQSIGPFVSPVEHGFANHDELVSKLRQIEGYRTLFREVFGHDIQIGDVGKAIASFQRTILSGNSAVDRYDVGGEEPALSESARRGLELFRGKARCTRCHSGFNFSDEKFHNLGIGWDTNTVDLGRYMVTKSPEDIGAFKTPTLREISRTAPYMHDGRFSTLEDVVEFYDKGGIKNPYLDNTLIPLELTDEEKKDLVAMLRSLNGEGWQQVKAPQSFPK
- a CDS encoding VTT domain-containing protein encodes the protein MPSSFQFLVDHGASVLFAVVFLEQVGLPIPAIPLLVAAGALVGAGKMSLVTALLIPVAAAVPPDVAWYYLGRTKGGRVLGFLCRMSLEPDSCVRSTENLFQQQGPRALLLAKFIPGFSTVAPPLAGIVGMSPLTFLLYDMAGAVLWVAVSAGVGALFSSQLEQLAALFDQAGAVLVSVLLVGLVGFIGYKYYHRQKFIRDLRMAKISVDELKRRLDAGEAITIVDVRHPLSLELDPEMIPGAMNFLLEEIEHRHHEIPRDREIVLYCTCPNEVSSARTAFMLKKKGIHRVRPLEGGLDAWRDRQFPVERRVNIALNAGAVPPGSVE
- a CDS encoding MBL fold metallo-hydrolase; this encodes MADSRKRLDSNIAGDFFVDATCINCDACRQLAPETFSEVGENSAVVSQPVTIRERYRACQALLACPVGSIGTESSEQALLREAMASFPLPICGEVSYCGFNAQQSFGANSFFVEHPEGNWLVDSPRFLKHLVEAFERRGGVRFIFLTHEDDIADAARYAAHFQSTRIIHRADVEAMPDAERIVEGTEPVRLAPEFLAIPVPGHTAGSMALLYRDQVLFTGDHLWWEPKTKTLEAPLQLVWDRAALLRSIGTLLPHRFEWILAGHGDRTRLPVEEMRSRLRELLSRRQAVTVSR
- a CDS encoding hydrogen peroxide-inducible genes activator, which codes for MTLTELQYIVVLAQEGHFGRAAERSFVTQPALSLAIKKLEDELDVTIFERRKNQVVPTPLGQQIIQQAQRVLEEADRIKLLASQGKNQLVGPLRFGVIATVGPYLLPDLVPQLHKRAPQMPLEIEENLTVNLTAMLKNGKLDVIMIAFPFEEPGILTQPLYDEPFKAVVPADHALARKSKLDSTALNAERVLLPHAGHCFRQQVLDSCPELSRSDTEGLQGNSLETIRQMVASGLGITVMPASAVTNKHHNKRLAIVEFAKPVPERRIGLAWRKGFARPAVIGVIREAVRTVKIADLSVLPA